Proteins from a single region of Chryseobacterium sp. W4I1:
- a CDS encoding WxL protein host-binding domain-containing protein gives MIKRIILLILLNLQFTFLQAGIVILNGLTHTYKVENGKVYKGKIAIENTDNSSQSVKLFLKDFGYHADGTINYTSLHTNNKTNGDWIKLNTNLVTLKSKEKTEVFYEIMVPDQLADPGSYWSVIIVEPVEDIKPSDDKAGVNITSIVRYAIQVITDYETEKARPDLKFESVKIEKEDGKQTVKIAIANTGNLYCKPTASLEIYNRKTGERLGNYTSIAMGLLPGTSKSFHIDISKVPADKYRAVIIATDEDENAFALNVELEVKND, from the coding sequence ATGATAAAGCGCATTATCCTTTTGATATTACTCAATCTGCAATTTACCTTTTTACAGGCAGGTATCGTTATCCTTAACGGCCTTACCCATACTTATAAAGTAGAGAACGGAAAAGTTTATAAAGGAAAAATCGCTATTGAAAATACAGACAACAGCTCTCAAAGTGTAAAATTATTTTTAAAGGATTTTGGTTATCATGCAGATGGCACTATAAACTATACTTCTCTGCATACCAATAACAAAACAAATGGTGACTGGATCAAGCTTAATACAAATCTGGTCACTCTGAAAAGCAAAGAAAAAACAGAAGTATTTTATGAAATCATGGTTCCGGATCAGCTGGCGGATCCCGGCAGCTATTGGAGTGTGATCATTGTAGAGCCGGTAGAAGACATCAAACCAAGTGATGACAAAGCCGGAGTAAATATCACATCTATCGTACGCTATGCCATTCAGGTCATTACTGACTATGAAACGGAAAAAGCAAGACCTGACCTTAAATTTGAAAGTGTAAAAATAGAAAAGGAAGATGGAAAACAGACCGTAAAAATTGCTATTGCCAATACCGGCAATCTGTACTGTAAACCTACAGCCTCACTTGAGATCTATAACCGGAAAACGGGAGAGCGACTCGGAAACTACACGAGTATTGCTATGGGATTGTTACCAGGCACATCGAAATCATTTCATATTGACATCAGCAAAGTTCCTGCAGATAAATACCGGGCTGTCATTATAGCCACGGATGAAGATGAAAATGCTTTTGCCCTCAATGTGGAACTAGAAGTAAAGAATGATTAA